In Mycolicibacterium aubagnense, the DNA window CGGAACAAGTCCCAGGTGCCGCCGATGCGTGCGCGCCGCTCCAGGACCGCATAGGTGGTCTGGGGGCTGCGTTGGTGCAGCCGGTATGCGGCCCCGATGCCGGAGATGCCGGCGCCGATGATCAGCACGTCGAAAAATTCGCCGCCGTCGCTACCCGTCATGAATCTCCCTTGATCTGATCCGGTACCGCCGGTTCCACCTTAGGACATCGCGGCCCTAGGCAGTCGAGCTGTGAGCCGACCCGGCGAGCAGCGCCCGCAAATGCTGATTGACCTGCTCGGGGCGCTCGAGGTTCGCACAGTGCCCACCGCCCAGCTCGACGAACGACCAGAGATTGGGGACGTTCCTGGCAATCCGCCGTGACGCCGCGATGGGCAGGAGCCGGTCCTTCGTGCTGCCGATGACCAGCGTCGGAACCGTCAGGTTGTCGAGGCCGATGTGGTGAGCATCGAGGTTGTCCACCAGAGCGTTGACCCACCCGCTGCGGCCGGCGGCGGAGGTGCCCATGAACAGTTCATAGACGTAGTCGGCAACCGCCGGGTCGGCGTCACGACCGACCGCGATCATCGCCACGAACTGGCGGGCCGCCTTGCGCGAACCCGGCACCAGCGGCGCCCCGCCGAAGGTCTTGAGGATGCGGCCGGCGGCGTAGGCCCGGGACTTCGCGAGCGAGTTCGGGACCTGCGCCAGCTGAACCAGCTTGAGCAGGTCCCCGGTGGTGGTGTTGAGCAGAGCGACGGCATGTGCGCATTCGGTGACGCGCCGCGGGTAGCGCTGCGCCCAGGACGTGATCGCGATACCGCCCATCGAGTGGCCGGCGATGACGGCCCGCTCCCCCGGCCTGAGCGTCGCCGTCAACACCGAGTCGAGGTCGGCCGCGAGAAAGTCCAGGTTGTACTTGTGGCGGCCCTTGGGCGCCCCGCTCTGCCCGTGCCCGCGGTGGTCGTAGGCAATGACCCGGTAGTCGGTCGCCAGGTCCGCGATCTGGTTGCCCCACACACCGATGGCGCAGGTGATGCCGTGAGCGAAGACGATCGGCCGGCCATGTTCGGGGCCGAAGACCTCGGCGTGCAGCCGGGTGCCGTCAACGGCCTCGATCTCCATGGAACGGCCTGGTGGCAGCGCTGCGGGACGCCCGGGTCTGACCAGCTGGGATTGACTGAAGGCGGTCATACTGCTCCGTTCGGGTTCGGCGACGTTGCCGGCGGGACATCCCGTACCAGCGAGCCTACCTAAATAACCAGCACAGGCTTCACAGCGCGACCGGCCGTGGCGTCCGACCAGGCGTCGGCGAAGCGGTCGAACCGGTATGTCCGAACCAGTTTGTCGACGGGCAACTCGCCCCGCAGGACGTGCCCGGCCAGCTGCGGGATGAAGGTGTGCGGCGCACTGTCGCCTTCGATGACCCCTTGTACCCGGAGCCCGTTGGCCAGGATCAGTCCGACAGGTAGCTCGGCGGTCAGCGCGCCCAACCCGACGAGCGCGAGGGTGCCGCATTTGCGCAGCAGGGTCAGCGCCGTGCTGATGACATCCGCCCGCGCGGTGGTGTCGACGGCGAGCGCCGCCCCACCTCCGGTGAGTTCCATGAGCTCGGCCACAAGGCTCTCCGAAGCCGGGTCGACGGCCCCGGTGGCACCCAATTCGATTGCCAGCGCCCGCCGTTCGGCGATCGGGTCGACAGCGATGATCGTGCGGCACCCGGCGATGCGCGCACCCATCACCGCCGAGAGGCCCACCGCGCCCGCACCCCACACCACCAGGACGTCGTCGGGCCGTGCCGTCAAGGTGTTCAGCACGGCTCCGACACCGGTCTGCACACTGCAGGCCAGTGGCGCCGCCAGCTGCGCGTCGATACCGTCCGGCAGCACCACCACGTTGGACGTGTTGGCCAGCGCATGGGTGGCGAAGCTCGACTGACCGAAGAATCCGCCGCGAACCGGCTGACCGTCCAGCCGCAAGGCGCTCGTGTCGTCACCACGATCGCCGGCCATGTTCAAGCGGGTCGCGTTGTCGCAGTAGGCGGGCGTGTCGGACGAGCAGGCGGCGCATTGCGAGCAGCTCGCGAAGGTCAGGACGACCTGCCGGCCGACGTCGATGCGGGCGTCCGGGCCGGCGGCCAGGACGGTGCCGGCGCCCTCGTGGCCGAAAACCATGGGCAGTCGCTTCTCCGGCCAGCGTGCCGCAGTGCTGATGTCGGTATGGCAGATGCCGACCGCATTGATGCCGACCAGCACCTCGTTGCCCCGCGGCTCGCGAATCTGGACGTCGGTGAGTTCAGGGGTCGAACCCGGGCGAAGCAACACCGCGGCACGTGCGTCGATCATGCCGGGATGTTAGATGGTGACATCCCGCGACGGAATTGAGGACACTATGCGCGCCATTCAGATCGCCCGGTTGGACGGCCCGTCAGCAGCCGAACTCAACGAGATTCCCGAACCCGACGGCAGCGGCGCCGTGGTGATCGAGGTGCACGCCGCCGGTGTCGCCTTCCCCGACGCGCTGCAGTCCCGCGGTCTCTATCAGCACAAGCCCGAGTTGCCGTACACCCCGGGCGCCGAGCTCGCAGGTGTCGTGCGCAGCGCACCCGCCGGAGCGCACGTGGTGGCCGGAGACCGGGTGGCCGCTCTGACCATGCTGTCCGGTGCGATGGC includes these proteins:
- a CDS encoding alpha/beta fold hydrolase; its protein translation is MTAFSQSQLVRPGRPAALPPGRSMEIEAVDGTRLHAEVFGPEHGRPIVFAHGITCAIGVWGNQIADLATDYRVIAYDHRGHGQSGAPKGRHKYNLDFLAADLDSVLTATLRPGERAVIAGHSMGGIAITSWAQRYPRRVTECAHAVALLNTTTGDLLKLVQLAQVPNSLAKSRAYAAGRILKTFGGAPLVPGSRKAARQFVAMIAVGRDADPAVADYVYELFMGTSAAGRSGWVNALVDNLDAHHIGLDNLTVPTLVIGSTKDRLLPIAASRRIARNVPNLWSFVELGGGHCANLERPEQVNQHLRALLAGSAHSSTA
- a CDS encoding NAD(P)-dependent alcohol dehydrogenase — translated: MIDARAAVLLRPGSTPELTDVQIREPRGNEVLVGINAVGICHTDISTAARWPEKRLPMVFGHEGAGTVLAAGPDARIDVGRQVVLTFASCSQCAACSSDTPAYCDNATRLNMAGDRGDDTSALRLDGQPVRGGFFGQSSFATHALANTSNVVVLPDGIDAQLAAPLACSVQTGVGAVLNTLTARPDDVLVVWGAGAVGLSAVMGARIAGCRTIIAVDPIAERRALAIELGATGAVDPASESLVAELMELTGGGAALAVDTTARADVISTALTLLRKCGTLALVGLGALTAELPVGLILANGLRVQGVIEGDSAPHTFIPQLAGHVLRGELPVDKLVRTYRFDRFADAWSDATAGRAVKPVLVI